A region of the Candidatus Zixiibacteriota bacterium genome:
AGTACCGGCGCCGATTATCGGCGAATCGCCGATCCGGCCGTAGCGGCTGTTGGTCATGCCTCCGGTTGAGGTTGCGGCGGCCAGGTTGCCGGATTGGTCCAGCGCCACTGCACCCACTGTGCCGGATTTCTGCTCCTCAGCCGGGCCGTTTTCCGCGGGCTTATTTATCTCCTGCCTGTTCTCTCTGGCTTTGACCTCCGAAAGTTGCTGCCATCGCTGCTCGGTGAAAAAATATTCATCAGGCAAAAGCTCCATCCCCTGCGCCATAGCGAACTCTTCAGCGCCGTCGCGGGCCAGAAGAACATGCGGCAGTTTCTCCATGACCAACCGCGCCAGATTGATCGGATTCCTGATATGCTGCACCCCGGCCACCGCGCCGGCTTTGAGCGTCTGTCCATCCATGATAGCGGCATCCATCTCATTTCTTTCGGCGTGTGTGAAAACCGCTCCCTTTCCGGCGTTAAAGAGCGGACAATCCTCCATCACGTTGACCGCTCTCTGGACAGCATCGAGGCTGCTGCCGCCCTCCTTGAGAATTTCATATCCGGCCGTGAGTGATTCGACCAACACCGTATGAAAAGCTTTTTCCAGCTCCGGCGTCATCTTGTACTTGGAAATCGCCCCGGCTCCGCCATGTATTACAATTCCAAAATCAGGCATACTTGCATGCTCGCTTTCTCTTGCTCATTGAAACTTACGTGATGATCAATTGTCCATGCATCCTTTTGATATATGGTACACTTTCAGCGGCAATCTAAGCGATCCTTCCCGATTTTGCAACCGGTATAATCTGCTTTTGAGTAAAGATGTCGCCTCCCCCGACTAAGAGGTCGGGAGGGATTCGACCCATATTAATGCTACCCCGATAATTGCGCAGAATGGTCATCATTAATCGAGATTGCATAATGAATGAAGCCAAGTAGGGCAGAACCCCCGACGAAGTCGTGCGGTTCTGCCATTTAGTTTTGTAGGTCAAGTCTCTTGCAGACTTGACACAGTCTTGTCAGGAGCCTAAAGCTCCTGACATACCGCAAAATTCTCTCTAGTCGAAACAGGTCGAAAGTCCTGCGCTTGCCCGCCCGTGGTGGGCTTTCGACTCTTTTATATTTCATCAGCGCCGCCATGAATCTTCCTTGGTTTCGCTCTCGAAAATGTCGAACCCCTCGACCAAAAGGTCGGGCGGGTTTCGACCTTGTATCTTATATTACTTAACCAGGAGCATTTTCTTCGTCTGAACAAAGTCACCGGCTTGAATTCGATAAAAGTAAATACCCGTCGAGACAGGGATGCCGCTATGCTTAGTACCATCCCATATGACCGTGTATATGCCGGCCGATTTGCTTTCATTGATAAGCTGCCGCACTCTTCGACCAAGAATATCAAAAACCTCTATTACAACCTTGGATCGTCTGGGAAGGCTGTATTCAATGGTCGTCACGGGATTGAACGGATTGGGATAATTCTGCCGGAGTAAGAAGGAATTTGCCTTTGTAAGGTCCGGGCCTTCCGCAAAATAAGTAGTCGCATTGAGAAGGATAGAAACATTATTGCCGTTTTGATTTGCCACCGCCAGATCAACATAGGAATCTCCGTCCAGATCGGCGCCGAAAACAGACATCGCTCCGCTTCCGGATGCAAAATCAACCTTCGCCAGAAAAGTTCCATCCCCGTTATTCCTGAGAGTGGATACGGAACTACTGGTGTAATTCGCTACTGCCAGATCCAAATCGTCATCATCGTCCAGATCAACACAGTAAACCGATGCTGGCGCATTCCCTGTACTATAGTTGACACCGAACTGAAAAGTGCCGTCGCCATTATTCTTGAAAATGGAGACCGTGCTGGCGCCATAGTTGGCCACCGCCAAATCTTTATCGGTGTCGCCGTCCAAATCCACACAAAAAACCGAGCGGGCGCCGGTCCCGGCGGCATAGTCCACTTTGGCCTGAAAAGTCCCATCACCATTGTTTTTCAGGACAGAAACATTGTTGGTGCCGCTATTGGCTACAGCCAGGTCCAGATCAGTATCACCGTCCAGATCCGCACAATAGATAACACGAGGTCCGCTTCCCACGGCATAGTCGGTCTTGGCCTGAAAAGTCCCGTCGCCATTATTCTTCAAAATGGAGACGCTGGTGCCCGTATAATTCGCCACCGCCAGATCTAAATCGGTATCCCCATCCAGGTCGGCACAGAAAACAGAACGGGCCCCGGATCCAGTCGCATAGTCAACCTTGGTCTGAAAAGTCCCATCGCCATTGTTTTTCAGGATCGAAACAGTGTTGCTGGTGACATTTGCCACCGCCAGATCCATATCCAGATCTCCATCCAGATCCGCGCAGAAAACCGAAGTGGGTAGAGTCCCCGTCGTGTAATCGACCTTGGTCTGAAACGTCCCATCACCATTATTTTTTAGGATAGAGACACTGGTGCCCGTGTAGTTCGCCACTGCCAGATCCTTATCCAGATCCCCGTCCAGATCCGCACAATAAACCGAATAGGCACCACTGCCGGCTGCATAATCGACCTTGTCATTGAAAAGCTGCGCGAACGCCACGCTGGAAATAAGCAAGAACGATAGAAATAAAAATGATGCGAGAAATCTGCTTCTCTTACACATCGACACCTCCACGTTTTCGGTTTCAGTTTTTGCTTCTGTCAGGAATTGATATGAAATTGAGTACAAAAAGTCAATATCTTAAACCACAATCAGTTAAGGCATTACTTATACCCGCTTGAGTGTCACTGTCGCGGTTCAGCATAAATCGGACAGAAAGGGTTTTTGACTAAGCTTTCGTAGGTCGGGTTCCGAAATTCCGATCCCGGTCGGAATGAGTAACCCTACATTTAATTTATTTCTCCAAATTCACTCCC
Encoded here:
- a CDS encoding isoaspartyl peptidase/L-asparaginase — protein: MPDFGIVIHGGAGAISKYKMTPELEKAFHTVLVESLTAGYEILKEGGSSLDAVQRAVNVMEDCPLFNAGKGAVFTHAERNEMDAAIMDGQTLKAGAVAGVQHIRNPINLARLVMEKLPHVLLARDGAEEFAMAQGMELLPDEYFFTEQRWQQLSEVKARENRQEINKPAENGPAEEQKSGTVGAVALDQSGNLAAATSTGGMTNSRYGRIGDSPIIGAGTYANNRTCAVSATGHGEFIMRSVTAFDISAMMAYRGMSLLQATETAIYGRLTELGGTGGLVAIDRRGNIALPFNSPGMYRGYYLQDEPPKTMIYKN
- a CDS encoding FG-GAP-like repeat-containing protein, with the translated sequence MCKRSRFLASFLFLSFLLISSVAFAQLFNDKVDYAAGSGAYSVYCADLDGDLDKDLAVANYTGTSVSILKNNGDGTFQTKVDYTTGTLPTSVFCADLDGDLDMDLAVANVTSNTVSILKNNGDGTFQTKVDYATGSGARSVFCADLDGDTDLDLAVANYTGTSVSILKNNGDGTFQAKTDYAVGSGPRVIYCADLDGDTDLDLAVANSGTNNVSVLKNNGDGTFQAKVDYAAGTGARSVFCVDLDGDTDKDLAVANYGASTVSIFKNNGDGTFQFGVNYSTGNAPASVYCVDLDDDDDLDLAVANYTSSSVSTLRNNGDGTFLAKVDFASGSGAMSVFGADLDGDSYVDLAVANQNGNNVSILLNATTYFAEGPDLTKANSFLLRQNYPNPFNPVTTIEYSLPRRSKVVIEVFDILGRRVRQLINESKSAGIYTVIWDGTKHSGIPVSTGIYFYRIQAGDFVQTKKMLLVK